GATGTTGCTGGGCTTCAGGTCGCGGTGCACCACGCCCGCGCCGTGCGCCGCGCCCAGGGCGGCCAGCACCTCATCGAGCAGGGACAGGGCTTCCGGGACGGGGAGCCGGCCCTTCTCCGCGAGGATGGCGTCCAGCGGCTGCCCATCCAGGTACTCCATGACGATGTACTGGCGACCGTCGGGGAGCTGGCCGAAGCCGAAGATGTCGATGATGCCACGGTGGCGGATGGCGTTGACGGCGCGGGCCTCCGCGAGGAGCCGGGCCACCTGTTCGGACGAATGCGCCAGCTCCGGACGGAGCACCTTCACGGCGACGCGCTTACCGATGAGCGGCTGGATGCCGTCGTACACGAGCCCCATCCCACCCACGCCGATGCGCGAGCGCAGCTCGTACTCGCCCAGCTTCAGGCCGATGAGGGGGTCGGTGATGGCGGTCGCTTCGGTGCCGGGGTGCTCCACGATGACCTTCGGTTCCGGTGGAGTCGGGTGGAACGACGACAGCACGACGGTGCCATCGCGAGGGCACACCGCCGTCTCCGACGGAACGGTGAGGCCGCAGGTTTCGCAGATCAGCTCGGAAGACATCTCCACCAGGGGCGAGCGTAACAGGGGAAATCCCCGGAAGCGAAGCACAGGCCGACCCACGCGGGGCAAGCGGACAAGCGCTTGCCCCAAGGTCTCGTTTTCTTACCCGCTGCTGTCAGGCAGCGGGCGGATGCCGCTGGGTCAGGGAGTTACTGCTTCGGTGAAGGTGCAGCCAAGGTCGCGTGACTTGAGGCCCTGCGCCCCGTCTACCCCACCATCACTGTGGCCCCCAGCACCACCAAGGCCCGGGTCTATCGAGACAGTTGAGGGATTCCACGTGACGCCCGCATCCTCACACCAGACGCCAACGGAGGGGCCACCGCCGCCGCCTCCTCCCCAGCCGCCACGTCCGCCCGGTCCCCCGACACCCCCCATGCCGCCCTGACCGCCCACGGTGTTCACCTTCCGGGTGGGCAATTGGGAATCAGTCCCCTGGACGTTGTCCGTATAGGGGCCACCGTTGCCTCCGATTCCTCCATCTCCACCCAGGCCACCAGGCCCACCCGCTCCGCCTTCTCCACCACCACGAGTGCTGAGCCGGGTCCCGTTCGCGAGCGTGACATCCGCATGGCTGAGCAGGAGCGCAATGGATGCGCCTCCTCCCGCGCCAGCCTTGCCGCCGGACCCACCGCACCCGCCTGTGCCGCCTCCACCGCCGCCACTCCCTCCGGCGATCTTGGACGTTGGGGCATTGCAGCTTCCCCCTGCGCCTCCTCCGCCACCCCCCGCGCCCAGCTTGCCCGGCGTTCCATTCGTGCCTTGTTGGTTGGGCTCCCACTGTCCGGTCTTCACGATGCCGGAGCCAGCGCCGGCATCCCCTGGATTGCCCATCTCCCCAGGGCTCCCAGTGAAGCCAGCGTCTCCTGCAGACCCTTCGCATGAGCAGGTGGCGACTTCACAGCCGGCGTCCTTCCGGTACCCGCCGGCACCGCCTGGGGTCAATCCCGGGCTGCCTTCAGCACCAGGCAGTCCCGCGCCTCCGGGGTTGCCGGTCCCTCCCGCTCCCCCGATGGAGGTGCCGTCCGCGCAGGTGATGGCCACCAGGGGACGTCCACCACCGCCGCCTGTGTTTTCACCGCCTGTGCTTCCACCCGGTCCATCGAGGCCGGCCTGCCCGTTGGCGCCCAGGGAACCTGCCTGCCCCTGGCCACCCTTGCCCGCTTCCAGGACGGTGTTGCGCAGCACGAACCTGGAGGAATCGAGGGCGCGAACAGCGATGGAGGCTCCACCGTCCAGGCCATCACTGGAGACAATGTGCAGCGAGTCCAGCAGCACGCCTGGGTCCGTCACGTCGCGCACCGTGAACGCCAGCGTGCCGCCGTCCACGAGCGTGGGCGCGGTGCTCTTGAAGCGGCTCCAGTAGCGGTCCCCGGGGCCGTTCCACTTGTAGCCGCCGTGGAGCGACACGGGCGTCGTCACGACGGTCTCCGGCTCGTTGTACGTCCCGACACCCAGGTACACGTGCGTGCGGCCCGTGCTCGCGCCCGTGGTGCGGATCATCTCCAGCGCCCTGTTTAGGGTCAGCAGCGGGAGCAACTGGGTACCTTCGTTCGTGTCGCTACCGCGAACCGGATCCACGAAGTAGCCAGCGGCCGCGACTCCATCCACGCCATCGCAGTTCAGGTCCCGGCCTTCGGGGTCGGGCTCGTCCGCGTCGGAGACGAAGGTGCACGTCGGCTCCGGATCCACGATGTCTCCGCCATCGCCCCCGTCACCGGCGTCGCTGCCGCCATCGTCGGTCCCACCGTCCGGCCGCGGTTCGCAGCGGCCCTCGCTCTTGCAGTCTTCGTAGGCCGCGTCGAAGTCCTGGCATCCGCCCACGCCGAGCACCGCACCGAACACCGCGCTCAGCGCTCCGACCTTCCAGAGGTTCCGCATGGCTCTCCCTGCCCTCACTGCCACGTTCCGGCCACGCCCAGCCCACCGCCTCGCGGTGTGAGCGTCACGGACGGCTGAACCGATGTCTGCTTCACCGGCACGAAGTACATCAGCGCGCCCGTCACCAGCGCCGCCGCGCCCACACCCATGCCCACCACCCCCAGCGTCTGCGCGCGCTTGCCGGAGTCCTTCAGGTCCTGCCCGTTGGTGATGGGGCCTTCCGCCTGAAGGTCCCGGAACTTGCCGCGCGACTGCACATAGAACACCGTGCCCACGCCCGCGAGCACCACGCCCCCCGCCGCCGGCAGCCACGCCCACTGGCGCCGCCCCGACGCCTCCACCTTCGGCGTGTCGGTCAAGTCCATCTGGTTGGGAGGCAGCACGCCCGGCGTCAGGTCCGGCCCCACCGGCTGCTTCTCACCGGGTGTCACGGTGGGCGTCTGCTGGGCCACGGGCGGCGTCACCGGTGGCGCCACCGGCTCCGGACGCAGCACCCGCAGCGTGCGCGGCACCACCACGTCCAATGACTTGTTGAGCGCGTCCAGCACCTGGTCCTCGCTCACGCCGGGGACGGACTCCTCCACCAGCGGCGCGCCGTCCTGCGCGGTGTAGACGCGCACGCCGGCCTTGTAGGCGTTCAGGTACGGGCCAATCTCCGTCACCATCACCACGTCCGTCTTCGCGGCCGTGCCCAGCGACGCGATGCACGAAGGCTGCGTGCGGTTGCAGCGCATCATCGCCGTGCGCTTCTTCTTCGGCAGCGTGCGCGTCACGTCCTCCACGCGGATCACCTCCAGGCCCCGGGCCTTGAGCTGCTCGGCCACGTGCTCCTGGGCGGTTCCGACGAGATAGCGCGGCGTTCCCCGCGTCACGTCCGTCGGTGCCAACAACACGGTGACGGGCTTCGCGGGGGAGGGGAGCGCGGGCGCCTGGGCGACCACCAGGGTGAGCGCGGCGAGGAAGGGGATCAACACGGGGCCACTTTCTCCCCGACCCGTCCTCCTCGCAAGGTCAGGATTCGCGGTCCCGGGTGGTGGGACAGGGCCCCACCCACGCCGGGGCGACGCCGATGTCCTGCGTCGGGCGCCGGGCATGGATGCGTCACGTCACCATGGCCTCGGATACCTGGAAGGTCGCCGCGCCGCGCCGCGCACCCCGGTCCAGGTTGACGGTGCGCGTGGAGACGTCGCGCTGGCAGTGGGGGCCGAAACGAACCTGGCACCGGGGCCGGCGGCACACGTCCGGCGGCGAAGATGGCGCGGGCGTCAGGACCCCGCGCCTACCGGCGTGGGCGCTCCGGCGGCGGGCGGATCTGCGTCTTCTCCGACGTGTTCATCTCCGTCCTGGGTCGCTCATCCTCTTCGTCCTCGTCATCCGAGGGCGGAGGCGGCGGCCCTGGCGGACGGCGCGCCGGCGGCGCACCCGCGCGCAGGGGGTTGGACGGCGGCGGGCCCTGGCGCGCGGGGGACGGGGGCGGAGGGCGGCGCGGGGGCGGGGTGTTCCGGGTGGGCGGCGCCTCCGCGAGCAGGTCCTCCGAGACCTGCACCAGCGGTTCGGACATGGGCGAGGCGCGGGTGTCCTCCTCCGCGGCGAACGGGTTGCGCGTGGGCGGCGGCGTCTTGTCGTCGTCGTTCGCGGCCGGGGGCGGCGGACGGGATGGCAGCGCCGGGCGCGGCGCCGGAGCGGCCTTCGCGGGCGGCGGCGGCGGGGCGGCGGCGGGCTTCGCGGCGGCGGGCGCCGCGGGCTTGGGGGAGGCGTGGCCGGAGACGGGGCCGTCCGGGGCCGCGTTCTTCAGGAGCTGCTCGAAGCGGGCCCACTCCTCCTTGAAGTGCGCGGGATCCGGCAGGTTCTGTTCGCGGTGCTTCAGCGACGGGGCCCAGCGCAGGGTGTACGCCTCGCCCACCTGGAAGTTGGGCGGCGGCGGCACGCCGTAGGTGGCCGGGTCGAAGAAGGTGTCGTCCAGGTCGTCGAAGCCGTACGCGCGCGCCTTCTGGATGAAGTTGGGGATGATGCCGGTGGGCGCGTGGTAGCCCAGGATGTTGCCGTGCTCGTCCTTGGCGACGGGCGTGAAGACGAAGATGTCCTGCGTGCGGTACTCGCCCTTCTCGTTGAGCGGGAGCACCTCCGACAGGGCGATGGTCTTGCGGCTGCCGTCGTGGAGGCGCTCGCAGCAGATGACGAAGTTGATGGCGCTGGCCACCTGGGCGCGCACGGCGACCATGGGCAGCTCCACGGACGACATGAGGCACAGGGACTCGATGCGGCGCAGCGTGTCCGTGGGCGTGTTCGCGTGCGTCGTCGCCAGCGAGCCGCCGTGGCCGGTGTTCATGGCCTGCATGAGGTGGAAGGCCTCGCCGCCGCGCACCTCGCCGACCACGATGCGGTCGGGGCGCAGACGCAGCGCGGAGTGCAGCAGGTCTCCCATGTCCACCGCGCCCTTGCCGAACTTGTCGGCGGGGCGCGATTCAAAGGCCACGATGTGGGACTGGTTGAGCTGGAGCTCGGCGGAGTCCTCGATGGTGAGGATGCGCTCCTCGTCCGGGATGAGGGACGAGACGATGTTGAGGAGCGTCGTCTTGCCGGAGCCGGTGCCGCCGGCCACCAGCATGTTGAGCTTGGTGGCGATGCCCGCTTCGATGAGGCGCGCCATGGGCTGGGTCAGCGACTTGAACTTCAACAGCGAGTCGATGGTCA
This Corallococcus silvisoli DNA region includes the following protein-coding sequences:
- a CDS encoding CpaF family protein, with amino-acid sequence MTMYTESLRAFLKPVLPYLDDESVSEIMINGPTDVWIERKGRLIKTDASFSDEGLLGAARNMAQFVGRPLSEERPRLDARLPDGSRIHVVIPPIARNGTTISIRKFFKDKLTIDSLLKFKSLTQPMARLIEAGIATKLNMLVAGGTGSGKTTLLNIVSSLIPDEERILTIEDSAELQLNQSHIVAFESRPADKFGKGAVDMGDLLHSALRLRPDRIVVGEVRGGEAFHLMQAMNTGHGGSLATTHANTPTDTLRRIESLCLMSSVELPMVAVRAQVASAINFVICCERLHDGSRKTIALSEVLPLNEKGEYRTQDIFVFTPVAKDEHGNILGYHAPTGIIPNFIQKARAYGFDDLDDTFFDPATYGVPPPPNFQVGEAYTLRWAPSLKHREQNLPDPAHFKEEWARFEQLLKNAAPDGPVSGHASPKPAAPAAAKPAAAPPPPPAKAAPAPRPALPSRPPPPAANDDDKTPPPTRNPFAAEEDTRASPMSEPLVQVSEDLLAEAPPTRNTPPPRRPPPPSPARQGPPPSNPLRAGAPPARRPPGPPPPPSDDEDEEDERPRTEMNTSEKTQIRPPPERPRR